CGAAACTTCGACACCTCGATTGCTCGTCGTTCCGGATAGTCTTTAAGTGTGATTACTGCATCCGCGAGGAACTGTAAGTCATCATCATTAACTGTATTAGCGGCCTGTGAAGTTAGCATCACTGTTGACTCTTGAGATTCCAGAAAATCAAGAAAACCAAGAATCTGCTTACGAAACTGCCGATCATCAGTTGTAAGATACCGAAACTCAGTTATTGGGTCCAAAAGAACGCGCTCCGGATCAATCTCCGCAACTGTATCTCGAATTTCATCAACTAATGGAGGACCTTCAACATCCGCCGCTTTGAATAACTCGTATGTTTGGTCATCTTGGAAGTCTTTTCCAGTTGGAGAAAGATCCAGAAACTCAACTGAGCTAAAATCCAGCCCAAATGCGTCAACTGTTTGCAGAGCATACTCTGCTGGCTCTCCTAAATTGATATACAGTCCAGATTCGTTCTCAATTGATCCAGCAGCTAGGAAGTGCAATCCAAAGATTGTCTTCCCTGCTCCTGGGGGGCCCCGAAGTAAAACACTACGATTTGGGACATATCCCCCGTAAAGAATTTCATCGAGTTCAGGAATTCCAGTAGAAACCCGGGAATCTGTCGACATAATCTACATATATGATTTCATAGGTTGATAGTCTTACGAAACTACTAATTGCCGTTCTATGATGCAACCAAAAACAGTAAACTCTGTTTGATCTCAACTCACCTATTGAAAAATAGATCTAAGTATTCATCAGCTACCTTCTCAACTGAGAAATCATCCGCTCGTTGTTGTAGTTTCTCCTTCTGTGGTGGTGAATGTAATGTGTCGATAAGCGCATTGGCGAATCCATCCGTATCATCTACTGACACTAACGGGCCATATTTTCCATCCTGTAGTATCTCCGACGGTCCACTAGGACAATCAGTTGAGACAACAGGCGTCCCACAAGCCATGGCTTCGATTAAAACCGTTGGTAGGCCCTCCCATTTAGAAGACAAAGCAAACACATCTGCAGCATTCATATATGAGTATGGATTATCGACAAAACCCGGGAGGTCAACATAGTCGTCTAAACCTAACCTGTCTATTTGTCTCTCTAATTGGTCACGAAGCTCTCCTTCGCTAATAATAACCAGTCTTGCTTCTGTTAACTGTTGAACCTTCTCAAATGCCTTAATCAGCATCTGGAAGTTCTTCTGTGGTGTTAGACTTCCTGCACCGAGGATCACAGGAGGTCCATCTTCCGAGGTCAACCATGGATGATCACAGGGTTCTTGTGCCTTTTGGCGAAGTTCATCTGTGACGACTGGGTTGTATATTGTCTGAATTGATTCACGAGGAAGACCACTTACGTTTGCAAGACTGTCTGCAACGCCGTTAGACACAGCTAGTATTTCATCAGCGAACGGATAAGTCACTCTGGCGATTATCGGAAGCATCTGAAGCCGTCGTAGATCTGCTCCAGCAACTGTGCTTGCTAAGTGATTATGTTCAGTTACGATTAAACGGGTGTCTACATTTGTTGTTGCCCTAGCGAGAATAGCGACAGCATTTGCTCGTGTTAACCCAGAAAGGAAGATGTCAGGGTTTCGTTCGTTAAGATACCCACGTAACGGAACAAGTGAACCCATCGCGGAATAGACTGGTGCTTTTTTTCCTTCTAGTCCTATACATCTCACTTCGGGTACGAGTTCTGAAAGGTGCTCACCCTCTTTTCGGTAAAGAACCATCTCAACATTTAGCCCCCGCTTAGCATACTCATTTGCTAGGTTAATCATAACACGTTCTGCGCCCCCTCCAACTAATGTCGGCACATGCAGAGCGATTTGCTTATCCGTGATGTCCATTTCTTCAAACTTCTTCGATGGTATACTCAATACTTGGGATTTTCTGGCTGGAACATACAATAATTGATGGATTACAGAGAAAAGCAAGGTAAATGGCCCCGGTCTTAATCTGAGATAAAATTAACGGGGTATGTCTGGGTGTATATAGCGTTGATCCAGATAGTATTGATCACGCTTTTCCATCCATCGCTTATGTCTATGATCAATCACAACTGGAACCTTTTCAAGTCCAAGTATCTTCGCAATAGCAAGCCTGTGTCGACCATCGACAAATAGAAACTCTCCATCACG
This portion of the Salinarchaeum sp. IM2453 genome encodes:
- a CDS encoding glycosyltransferase, translating into MSIPSKKFEEMDITDKQIALHVPTLVGGGAERVMINLANEYAKRGLNVEMVLYRKEGEHLSELVPEVRCIGLEGKKAPVYSAMGSLVPLRGYLNERNPDIFLSGLTRANAVAILARATTNVDTRLIVTEHNHLASTVAGADLRRLQMLPIIARVTYPFADEILAVSNGVADSLANVSGLPRESIQTIYNPVVTDELRQKAQEPCDHPWLTSEDGPPVILGAGSLTPQKNFQMLIKAFEKVQQLTEARLVIISEGELRDQLERQIDRLGLDDYVDLPGFVDNPYSYMNAADVFALSSKWEGLPTVLIEAMACGTPVVSTDCPSGPSEILQDGKYGPLVSVDDTDGFANALIDTLHSPPQKEKLQQRADDFSVEKVADEYLDLFFNR